The Henningerozyma blattae CBS 6284 chromosome 7, complete genome region AGCATAACACTAAtagtaatgataataacaCTATTGAGACTAAATTACTCAACCATGGTAATGTACTTTTACCAACTCGCTCAACTTTAAATCTACCGactatttcaaattttattccACATTCTGAATCACTTTCTCCTCAAGCTATTCCAAATGATAAAAgaactaataaaaatttaaataacaTTAATACAACTCTTGAAGAACCTTTCCATTCAAATACTATATcagattcaaatattaattcgGAAACATTAGAAAATCCATTTTGTTCAAATGGGTTTACTGAAAATACAAAGACTtatattgatgaaattcaaaattggaaaaatattttaaatgaaaaatgttGTCCTAATGacaatgataataatactaacaatgaaaatactttttattctattctAGAAGGgaaaatttgtaaattaaatGAGTTACAAGATCCAAACGTTAGAACTCTAGCTCAAGATACTTTGAATTTGGCAAGAGATAAAATTGATGCAATCTTAAGATTAGATAACTCTATGATTTACTccttaaaattgaaaaatcaaattaatatgcatgttattcaattaattcgAGAACaacttaataaaaataggCAACAAAGCGTGGTAACAATTAATAACTCAAATTCAACACAATcctttaattcaattatacATAATTCCCAAAATGTAAACTTCAATATTATCGATGCTGATCGCACTATTATTGATGACAGTTCTcattctaattcaaatataaataatgaatataattacATGacagatgatgaagatcatgaatttcttaattcatcaaatatttcttctacGTTATATTATCCTCAACCAAAGCGTTTACAAcatgaaattttttcccGTGCATATTTACAAGATGATGCAATTCCAAATAACAAGTCAAAAACGCATAGAACTTTATCAAACAAGAGTACAAAATCAATAGCTTCTTCAACGgataatgaaaaacaatttaattcgaaatctattaataataaaaataataataattccaaaaataataagttaaacaacaaaaacaataatgaCAATGATAACGATAACAATAacgataataatattaattccaATATAGATGTACAATATAATCATGAAAATGCCAATAGCCAAGATACATTATGGCAGGCGCTATCTAGATCAGGATCTGTTACACCAAAACAACAGATGGACTTCATCAATGATTCTACtcataatatcaataaagGGAATAATAGTAACTCCTGTAATAACTCAAATcaacaatttaatttatcaggTCAACATTCGAATGTAGTGAgtaaattcttaaataatactaaatcTTCTTTAACAAGCACTACAACATCCACTCCAGTAACATACCCACCAAATCCAATTTCACTCTCTACTCCTTCTGCATTTAATACTCCCATATCAGGATCAGTGTCCATGAAGAGAAGTTCTTCTGCATTAAACGTTCCTAAATTGAAAACAAGTATTATGCTTACTCCTAGAAGAGGTTCGCCATTGTTTACTTCAATTGTTCCAGGACAAATGCCAAATCCATTAACAACCCGCTCTAGTAGTTCTAAAGTTAGTGTAGATAGATCACCTGTGGTCTCACCATTTCCTAGTTCAACTAAAGAATATCTAATGACTCCAGAAGACAGAACAAACAGTAATCAATTTTTCCTTAATTCCCCGAAACAACCACTATCACCATTACTATTAGCCACTAACCATATCAAACCACCAAAACAAAGTATTAGAGATTATGATATTATAAAACCAATTAGTAAAGGTGCTTATGGTAGTGTCTTTTTGGCaaggaaaaaattaactgGTGATCATGTTGCCataaaagttttaaagaagaatgaTATGATTGctaaaaatcaaataacGAATGTAAAATCAGAACGTGCAATTATGATGGTCCAAAGTAATAAACCTTATGTTGCAAGACTTTTTGctacttttcaaaataaagaCAATTTATTCTTAGTAATGGAGTACCTACCTGGGGGTGATTTAGCTactctaataaaaatgatggGCTGCTTACCTGATAAGTGGGCCAAGCAATATTTATCAGAGGTAATCATTGGTGTGGAGGATATGcataaaaacaatattattcatCATGATTTAAAACCAGAAAATCTGTTAATTGATAATGCAGGGCATGTAAAATTAACCGATTTTGGTCTGTCAAGAGCAGGGTTGGTTCGTCGTCATCAAAGAGCTCCATCACGGAAAACTTTAAGTATTTCGTCTACAACAAGTACACCAACTACGTTGCCAACTATGCAATTTCCTAACCATGATACTGTACCTGAAAACGTACATACACCAGGGTCTGATTCAAGAACGAGTAATAGTAGTACTACAAACTCTCATACAATGAGAgctaattcattaaaggAAAGTACTGAACATCTTAGTAACACTCGATTAATTATTGACGGGTTGATGCGAGAAAGGGAGAGAACAGATTCCATCTCAAGCACTCATTCAAATAGAGATTGGAGTTCTATGATGAAAAGAACAGACTCCCAAACGTCTTTTTCATTCTTGGATATTTCTAGATCAAGTACTCCACCCCCACAATCCTCAGTACCCTTACAGCAACAAGTATTTAATATTCCACCTCATACAAGAACTAATTCAAACATTTCAGAAGCTGTTGATTCAAATGCTTCAATGGATTTAGCCTTATTCCACCCAGAAAGCACCAAacaagataaaaaattttttggtaCTCCCGATTATCTTGCTCCTGAAACAATTGAAGGTACTGGTGAAGATAATCAATGTGATTGGTGGGCTGTTGGCTGTATTTTATtcgaatttttattaggaTATCCACCATTTCATGGAAAGACACCAGAAATAgtatttcaaaagattttaaGCGGATCGATTCAGTGGCCAGAGTTTTCAACCTCTGAAGAAGAGGCAGAATTTGTAACACCAGAAGCAAAAGATCTAatcttaaaatttttagaaagAGATCCCTTGAAAAGACTTGGTTCTAATGGAGCAactgaaattaaaaaccATCCGTATTTCAAAGGTATTAATTGGGAGAAAGTTTATGAAGAAACACCATCATTCGTTCCAACAGTTGATAATCCTGAAGATACCGATTACTTTGAATCAAGAGGTGCAATACTGGAAGACTTGGGTGGAGATGATGATTCAGATGAGGACGATGATATACCCGAGCTTTTCCCTGCTGCAGATTTGAATTCTGCTACGTCTCCAACGCATGATGACCATACTAAGAACTCACTTGGATTTAATTCTGTTAAACAGCACGGTGCTGATCTTTCTAGTCCTCTGCATAAACTGAGTATTTCTTCTGTGCTGGAATCTGTTAGtcaaaaaaatgatgataacATTTCTCCTACTTTGTTTAAAAATGCACCATCAGCAATACCACCGCATATGAGAGAGCGGAGAAGTACCAAAAAATTAGGAGAACTTCAGACAGAGTTTGGGTCTTTCAACTTTAGAAATTTGTCTGCATTAGATAAAGCTAACAAAGATGCCATCAATAGATTGAAAAGTGAACATCTTGGTGAACATaacttaaataaaaaactaTCATCGGTTTCATTACCTTCGACATCTTCAGATATATCAGGACTGAAAATCAAGACAAACCAACACTTCAGTTCTGATCTTTCCTCAGCCCAAAAATCTTCACTCAAATCTGAGGTGTCATccatttattcaaattcatcagAAACGAGACTTAATACTGACACTGCACCATCATCTAGGAGAGGCAGTTTAATAAACACGAAAAGTGGAATTCACAGCCCCACCACGGCAAATATTATGCAATTCAATGATATCGGTTCTGATTCCCCATCAAtaccaaaatttaaatctcCATTATCTCCAACCATCAATGCGACAAACTCTTCAGTATTCCTAGGAACTGGAAATTCAACTCCTAACAATAcgtttttaaataatagcAGCAGCAATTCAGATTACTCTCCATTTGTAAACAAATCTAGAATGCTGTCCAAAAGCTCCTCACAAAGAACTGTTGGCAGTGATGCTTTTACAGACGATGCTGATAAACTGTATGCAATATCAAAAGTTAACTCATTTCGATACAGACGAAGAAGTGCAAGAAAAAGCTCAAACGGAAGTGGTATAGGATATCATCTAGATGTATTATTATGTGAACCAATTCCTATACATAGATATAAAGCAACAAGAGACTTAGAAAGTTTAGGTTGTACTGTAGTCAGTGTCGGTGCTGGCGATGAGCTAGTAAGCAGAGCAAACGGtgttattaaatttgatcTTATTATAACGGCTTTGAAACTACCGAAGATAGATGCTGTAGATATTGTAAAATTAATCAAGCAAACAAACGGTATCAATTCATTGACACCTATTATTGCTGCAACAAATTACACACAAGAAGCAGAAACATGCCATgtatttaatgatattatggAAAAACCAATTCAGTTAGACATTTTAAGAAGAGTTGTATCAAGGTATGCTCTCCAAAAAAGCCAAATCGAAGAAGATAACGTCTTAAGCGATATGGAAGTTATCTAAAATCATTCgctattattttgaagGGAGTATGTAGTACTTATCTCTGTATATTACTTTAgttcatttatttatttattggtTAATTTATGCAATTCAGATTGTAAAGATATGTTATATAATCCCAGTGTGGTAGGCTATATACAATAAATAACATGTTGGAAGCTGCTATTTTTCCAATGTTCACGTGATCGATGACGCATCGcgaaatttttcttcataaTTTGGTCAAAgaaagatattgaaaaaaaaaaagtcatACAAACATCaatgtatattttattgtaaGCTGTGAGATACGTtagtgtttttttttttgtcttttatGGTTCCCcaataaacaaaatatctACTTGAACTATGCCTACCGTTTCTgttaaaaaacaacaattgTTTGATTTACTTGGTAAGAATTACACCAACgatgaatttgatgaattatcCTTTGAGTTTGGTATCgaattagatgaagataCTACCGAAGAAGCTTTGAAACTTGGTGAAGAACCAGAGTATAAGATTGAAATCGGTGCCAATCGTTACGATTTGCTATGTATTGAAGGTATTGCGCAATCCTTAAATGAATACTTAGGCCAATCTGAAACTCCAAAGtataaattatctaaacCAACTACTAAATTAATTGTTGACAAAGAAACAGAGCTTGTCAGACCATATTGTGCATCAGCTGTTcttagaaatattaaatttaccAAAGAATCTTATGCATCTTTCATAGATCTACAAGATAAATTACACTCTAATTTATGTAGAAATAGAACATTGGTTGCTATGGGTACCCATGACATGGATACAGTACAAGGCCCATTTCACTATCGTGCTTTGCCACCAAAAGATATCAAATTTATCCCATTAAACCAAACTAAAGAATTTCGTGCTGATGAATTGTTAGAATTTTACAAGACACCAGAACAAAAGAATAATCTGGGTCGTTTCGTTCATATCCTTGAAGGTAAGCCAGTTTACCCTCTAATTACTGATGACAATGATGTTATTTGCTCTATGCCACCTTTAATTAACTCTGAACATACCAAAATTACCTTAGATACCAAAAATGTCTTCATCGATATTACTGCTACTGATAGAACAAAGGCAGAGATTGTCTTGAACATTTTGGTTTCCATGTTTTCTCGTTATTGTGCCGATCCTTTTACCATTGAACCTGTTGAAATTGTGTCAGAACATAATGGTGAATCACGTATGCTACCAGATTTAACTGAAAGAAAGATGCAGGTGTCTATTCCATACATCAATTCATGTTTAGGCTTGGAACAAACTGCTGAAGAAATTTCTGCTTctttgaagaagatgtCTTTGCACTCAGTTCAGTCTAAAGAAGACAAAAATATGTTAGATGTTTCTATTCCAATCACAAGACCAGATATTTTGCATCCATGTGATATTATGGAAGATGCTGCAGTCGGTTATGGTTACAATAACCTACCAAAGAGTGAAAAGATGTCTAATGCTAACTTTATTTCTTCTCCTCTACCagttaataaaatttctgATATTTTCAGAGCTGCATCAGCTCAAGCTTCATGGTTAGAAGTTATGCCATTAACTTTATGTTCTCatgatgaaaatttcaaGTTTTTAAGAGTTGAAGATGACAATACTAATGCTGTCAAATTAGCCAACCCTAAAACTTTGGAGTATCAAGTTGTCAGAACCACTTTATTACCCGGTATTTTAAAAACCgttaaagaaaatagaaaacACACTTTAccaattaaagtttttGAAACTGGTGATGTAGTTTTtaagaatgaaaaattagagaGAAAGGCTTACAATGAACGTCATTGGGCTGCCATTTATGCTGGTAAGACATCTGGTTTCGAAATTATTCAAGGTCTATTGGCAAAAGTCATGCAAACTTTCAGAACTCAGTGGCTTCCAGATTTTGGTGCTGGATCAACTGGAAGAGGTTACTGGATCGAAGAAGATGAATCACTAACTACTTACTTCCCAGGTAGAGGTGCCAAGGTTATGTTTAGATCAAAAGAAGGCGAAAAGTCCATTGCAATCGGATCTTTAGGTGTATTACATCCTGAAGTTATGAAGAACTTTGATGTCCCTTATGCTGGCTCCTTTGTTGAATTGAATACTGAagtttttttgtaaattaattaaataacaTATGGTAAAAATTTGACCATCCATACATACTAATGAActacatatatatagaatgttttttttattatttagaaaataattctccTGTGCTATATTTACTCctttaacaaatatttaaaataattagcCAATCTaatataacaataattaGCCAAtctaatataaaaataattaacctatctaatataaaaataatttttatttttaagtattataaataataattagcatttatttttattatttatttattatgaCACGCCTCGAGTTCTGTGACGCTTTCTGGagtttttggaaaaattttcacCCAGAAATCAAcctgaaaatttttttccgtatatataaatattagaGATGAATTGCAGTTAactgaaaaatttcatttgaatattaaaacatttggaataagtaaaaatacaataattTGAGAATTCCCCGAATAATACCAAATATTTCAGACGATTAAAATGGCTCCACGTGTATGTTATCATTTATAAGATAATCTTTTCCGTTGCATTCACCAGTACTATTGAACCATTCTATTACCAATAACACatttatcattatattaaaactaaagatttcattttaagattttttaatgtATCTTTTTCGTTGATTTAATATGCAAAAGACGCATTGCTGAATTCTTCTCATTgctctttattattttttttacccaTAACTATTctgtattttaaaaattcacaTTCCTTTGGTCGATGTGATTGTTAATAGCAGTAGGTCATGAGTAACTGGTAGTTCCCTATCTGGGACTAAGATCGTTTTACTAACAacttgtaaaatatttttaattcttgaaaatCCCTAATACCTTTTTCCTTGCAGGTCTcaagaaaacaaaagatCACCAAGACTTTTACCGTTGATGTTTCATCTCCAGTAGAAAATGGTGTTTTTGACTCAGCTGCCTACTCAAAGTATCTAATCGATCATATAAAGGTCGATGGTACAGTTGGTAACTTGGGTAATGCCATAAagattgaagaagatggtTCTATTGTTTCTATTGTTTCTACTACTAAATTCTCTGGtaagtatttaaaatatttaacaaaGAAGTACCTAAAGAAGAATCAATTAAGAGACTGGATCAGATTTGTTTCAACTAAGCAAAATAGTTACAGATTAGCTTTCTATCAAGTTACAccagaagaagatgaagaggCAGAATAAgctctttttttataaaaaaaatttaacacTGCATATTCTATTATCttcatttcattaattctCTCATTTGTATAATTAGACGTTAATCAATATATATCCATATCTTAAAACTTTTTAGAACTAGGGATCGTTTCTTGTTGAAGCATTTGGCACTTTTCCTAAACAAGAAAACTATGTTCAGTATGCAACTAAAGCCGGGTAACAATAAGACTGAGAATCTtgtattttgaaatatttcaagtTTGATTCTGgatcaataatttaaagGACACTTTAAAAAAGTATGATCTGAATATAATACTGAGTTTAAGTGTTACTAATAAACTTGTAGTTCttttattgattattatcataAATCCAGCTATGTCATTTTTTAACTTCAAGTATGTTTGTCACGCCTAACTAATAgaattttccttttttatCTCACTAAGACACGTTACTAACTAACAGTATctaatcattatttttcgCCTAGAGGTTTTGGAAGAAataacaagaaaaataagaGTCCTGCTCCACATGCAGTACCAGTTGCTGCTCCACCCGCAAAATTATATGCAAATTCATACGGGAATAGCTCCAGATCATCATTAAAGAAACAAACATCGCCTACAAGGATATCTCAAATAAGCTCAACCTCCCCATCTCA contains the following coding sequences:
- the RIM15 gene encoding protein kinase RIM15 (similar to Saccharomyces cerevisiae RIM15 (YFL033C); ancestral locus Anc_8.34) produces the protein MLVTASSPTDSDSTTSKNSNSNSNLKRSDSNSSTNSSSSNISSDYDNYLRIATDKNPCILLELELDGSIRYISKLWYSLISKQSPKNISNVIISDNHQDLMVFQTVMRMMLTNKNACYTVTFNVAKDDKKIHENINENPIDYECNESTFRKSSIALSSTVQQDNITTLEACGILLNNNDKDSKPYSMWIVKPYFQEWYNNGDLTNILPQDFIKNLGFGATIFAEYLNKLETLGIVDESQLPDPNMELCRVCELFVPDWWLETHSQLCICEHKIQSRLQLLHDNLIEQYSLLENVENLHEYKGIKLDPHPLNIPERFRTLLMKLCQFAIDLNLTDSRRIEIENMFAPSPIQLQQYFSNPNSNPHSNSNSNSNSTTNLLRKQLSNSILNAKKGALETTSNQVQDLSREDNSKIPVSRPHLRSYQSSESNSPSPYQQVHKKQKENSKYDSRKHNTNSNDNNTIETKLLNHGNVLLPTRSTLNLPTISNFIPHSESLSPQAIPNDKRTNKNLNNINTTLEEPFHSNTISDSNINSETLENPFCSNGFTENTKTYIDEIQNWKNILNEKCCPNDNDNNTNNENTFYSILEGKICKLNELQDPNVRTLAQDTLNLARDKIDAILRLDNSMIYSLKLKNQINMHVIQLIREQLNKNRQQSVVTINNSNSTQSFNSIIHNSQNVNFNIIDADRTIIDDSSHSNSNINNEYNYMTDDEDHEFLNSSNISSTLYYPQPKRLQHEIFSRAYLQDDAIPNNKSKTHRTLSNKSTKSIASSTDNEKQFNSKSINNKNNNNSKNNKLNNKNNNDNDNDNNNDNNINSNIDVQYNHENANSQDTLWQALSRSGSVTPKQQMDFINDSTHNINKGNNSNSCNNSNQQFNLSGQHSNVVSKFLNNTKSSLTSTTTSTPVTYPPNPISLSTPSAFNTPISGSVSMKRSSSALNVPKLKTSIMLTPRRGSPLFTSIVPGQMPNPLTTRSSSSKVSVDRSPVVSPFPSSTKEYLMTPEDRTNSNQFFLNSPKQPLSPLLLATNHIKPPKQSIRDYDIIKPISKGAYGSVFLARKKLTGDHVAIKVLKKNDMIAKNQITNVKSERAIMMVQSNKPYVARLFATFQNKDNLFLVMEYLPGGDLATLIKMMGCLPDKWAKQYLSEVIIGVEDMHKNNIIHHDLKPENLLIDNAGHVKLTDFGLSRAGLVRRHQRAPSRKTLSISSTTSTPTTLPTMQFPNHDTVPENVHTPGSDSRTSNSSTTNSHTMRANSLKESTEHLSNTRLIIDGLMRERERTDSISSTHSNRDWSSMMKRTDSQTSFSFLDISRSSTPPPQSSVPLQQQVFNIPPHTRTNSNISEAVDSNASMDLALFHPESTKQDKKFFGTPDYLAPETIEGTGEDNQCDWWAVGCILFEFLLGYPPFHGKTPEIVFQKILSGSIQWPEFSTSEEEAEFVTPEAKDLILKFLERDPLKRLGSNGATEIKNHPYFKGINWEKVYEETPSFVPTVDNPEDTDYFESRGAILEDLGGDDDSDEDDDIPELFPAADLNSATSPTHDDHTKNSLGFNSVKQHGADLSSPLHKLSISSVLESVSQKNDDNISPTLFKNAPSAIPPHMRERRSTKKLGELQTEFGSFNFRNLSALDKANKDAINRLKSEHLGEHNLNKKLSSVSLPSTSSDISGLKIKTNQHFSSDLSSAQKSSLKSEVSSIYSNSSETRLNTDTAPSSRRGSLINTKSGIHSPTTANIMQFNDIGSDSPSIPKFKSPLSPTINATNSSVFLGTGNSTPNNTFLNNSSSNSDYSPFVNKSRMLSKSSSQRTVGSDAFTDDADKLYAISKVNSFRYRRRSARKSSNGSGIGYHLDVLLCEPIPIHRYKATRDLESLGCTVVSVGAGDELVSRANGVIKFDLIITALKLPKIDAVDIVKLIKQTNGINSLTPIIAATNYTQEAETCHVFNDIMEKPIQLDILRRVVSRYALQKSQIEEDNVLSDMEVI
- the FRS1 gene encoding phenylalanine--tRNA ligase subunit beta (similar to Saccharomyces cerevisiae FRS1 (YLR060W); ancestral locus Anc_8.33), whose translation is MPTVSVKKQQLFDLLGKNYTNDEFDELSFEFGIELDEDTTEEALKLGEEPEYKIEIGANRYDLLCIEGIAQSLNEYLGQSETPKYKLSKPTTKLIVDKETELVRPYCASAVLRNIKFTKESYASFIDLQDKLHSNLCRNRTLVAMGTHDMDTVQGPFHYRALPPKDIKFIPLNQTKEFRADELLEFYKTPEQKNNLGRFVHILEGKPVYPLITDDNDVICSMPPLINSEHTKITLDTKNVFIDITATDRTKAEIVLNILVSMFSRYCADPFTIEPVEIVSEHNGESRMLPDLTERKMQVSIPYINSCLGLEQTAEEISASLKKMSLHSVQSKEDKNMLDVSIPITRPDILHPCDIMEDAAVGYGYNNLPKSEKMSNANFISSPLPVNKISDIFRAASAQASWLEVMPLTLCSHDENFKFLRVEDDNTNAVKLANPKTLEYQVVRTTLLPGILKTVKENRKHTLPIKVFETGDVVFKNEKLERKAYNERHWAAIYAGKTSGFEIIQGLLAKVMQTFRTQWLPDFGAGSTGRGYWIEEDESLTTYFPGRGAKVMFRSKEGEKSIAIGSLGVLHPEVMKNFDVPYAGSFVELNTEVFL
- the TBLA0G03470 gene encoding 60S ribosomal protein eL22 (similar to Saccharomyces cerevisiae RPL22B (YFL034C-A) and RPL22A (YLR061W); ancestral locus Anc_8.31); translation: MAPRVSRKQKITKTFTVDVSSPVENGVFDSAAYSKYLIDHIKVDGTVGNLGNAIKIEEDGSIVSIVSTTKFSGKYLKYLTKKYLKKNQLRDWIRFVSTKQNSYRLAFYQVTPEEDEEAE